From Macaca mulatta isolate MMU2019108-1 chromosome 1, T2T-MMU8v2.0, whole genome shotgun sequence, the proteins below share one genomic window:
- the LOC106995331 gene encoding olfactory receptor 2L2 translates to MENYNQTSTDFILLGLFPPSRIGLFIFTLIVLIFLMALIGNLSMILLIFLDTHLHTPMYFLLSQLSLIDLNYISTIVPKMVYDFLYGNMSISFIGCGIQSFFFLTLAVAEALLLTSMAYDRYVAICFPLHYPIRISKRVCVLMITGSWMIGSVNSCAHTVYALRIPYCKSRAINHFFCDVPAMLTLACTDTWVYESTVFLSSTIFLVFPFIGIACSYGRVLLAVYRMHSAEGRKKAYSTCSTHLTVVTFYYAPFAYTYLRPRSLRSPTEDKVLAVFYTILTPMLNPIIYSLRNKEVMGALTRMIQKIFSMKI, encoded by the coding sequence ATGGAAAATTACAATCAAACATCAACTGATTTCATCTTATTGGGGTTGTTCCCACCATCAAGAATTGGCCTTTTCATCTTCACCCTCATTGTTCTCATTTTCCTAATGGCTCTAATTGGAAACCTATCCATGATTCTTCTCATCTTTTTGGACACCCATCTCCACACACCCATGTATTTCCTACTTAGTCAGCTCTCACTCATTGACCTAAATTACATCTCTACCATTGTTCCTAAGATGGTTTATGATTTTCTGTATGGAAACATGTCTATTTCCTTCATTGGATGTGGGATTCAGAGTTTCTTCTTCTTGACTTTAGCAGTTGCAGAAGCGCTGCTCCTGACATCAATGGCCTATGATCGTTATGTGGCCATTTGTTTTCCTCTCCACTATCCCATCCGCATAAGCAAAAGAGTGTGTGTGCTGATGATAACAGGATCTTGGATGATAGGCTCCGTCAACTCTTGTGCTCACACGGTATATGCTCTCCGTATCCCATATTGCAAGTCCAGAGCCATCAATCATTTTTTCTGTGATGTTCCAGCTATGTTGACCCTAGCCTGCACAGATACCTGGGTCTATGAGAGCACAGTGTTTTTGAGCAGCACCATCTTTCTTGTGTTTCCTTTCATTGGTATCGCATGTTCCTATGGCCGAGTTCTCCTCGCTGTCTACCGCATGCACTCtgcagaagggaggaagaaggccTATTCGACCTGCAGCACTCACCTCACTGTAGTGACTTTCTACTATGCACCTTTTGCTTATACCTATCTACGTCCAAGATCCCTGCGATCTCCAACAGAGGACAAGGTTCTGGCTGTCTTCTACACCATCCTCACCCCAATGCTCAACCCCATCATCTACAGCCTGAGAAACAAGGAGGTGATGGGGGCCCTGACACGAATGATTCAGAAAATCTTCTCCATGAAAATATAG
- the LOC697422 gene encoding olfactory receptor 2L8-like, whose product MENYNQTSTDFILLGLFPPSRIGLLLFILIVLIFLMALFGNLSVILLIFLDTHLHTPMYFLLSQLSLIDLSYISTIVPKMASDFLHGNKSISFTGCGIQSFFFLALGGAEALLLASMAYDRHIAVCFPLHYLIRMSKRVCVLMITGSWIIGSINACAHTVYILHIPYCRSRAINHFFCDVPAMVTLACTDTWVYEGTVFLSTTIFLVFPFIGISCSYGRVLLAVYRMKSAEGRKKAYLTCSTHLTVVTFYYAPFLYTNLRPRSLRSPIEDKVLAVFYTILTPMLNPIIYSLRNKEVMGALTRVSQRLCSVKM is encoded by the coding sequence ATGGAAAATTACAATCAAACATCAACTGATTTCATCTTATTGGGGTTGTTCCCGCCATCAAGAATTGGCCTTTTGCTCTTCATCCTCAttgttctcattttcctcatGGCTCTATTTGGAAACCTATCCGTGATTCTTCTCATCTTTTTGGACACCCACCTCCACACACCCATGTATTTCCTACTTAGTCAGCTCTCCCTCATTGACCTAAGTTACATCTCCACCATTGTTCCAAAGATGGCTTCTGATTTTCTGCATGGAAACAAGTCTATCTCCTTCACTGGGTGTGGGATTCAGAGTTTCTTCTTCTTGGCATTAGGAGGTGCAGAAGCACTACTTTTGGCATCTATGGCCTATGATCGTCACATTGCTGTTTGCTTTCCTCTCCACTATCTCATCCGCATGAGCAAAAGAGTGTGTGTGCTGATGATAACAGGATCTTGGATCATAGGCTCTATCAATGCTTGTGCTCACACTGTATATATTCTCCATATTCCTTATTGCCGATCCAGGGCCATCAATCATTTCTTCTGTGATGTCCCAGCCATGGTGACGCTGGCCTGCACGGACACCTGGGTCTATGAGGGCACAGTGTTTTTGAGCACCACCATCTTTCTGGTGTTTCCCTTCATTGGTATTTCATGTTCCTATGGCCGGGTTCTCCTTGCTGTCTACCGCATGAAATCtgcagaagggaggaagaaggccTACCTGACCTGCAGCACCCACCTCACTGTAGTGACTTTCTACTATGCACCTTTTCTCTACACTAATCTACGTCCAAGATCCCTGCGATCTCCAATAGAAGACAAGGTTCTGGCTGTTTTCTACACCATCCTCACCCCAATGCTCAACCCCATCATCTACAGCCTGAGAAACAAGGAGGTGATGGGGGCCCTGACACGAGTGAGTCAGAGACTCTGCTCTGTGAAAATGTAG